A genomic window from Alphaproteobacteria bacterium includes:
- the ndk gene encoding nucleoside-diphosphate kinase: MTTERTLSILKPDATRRNLTGLINSRFEKAGLKIIAQKRLWLTKAQAEQFYGVHKDRPFFKDLCTFMTSGPIVVQVLEGKDAVLANRQLMGATNPAQAEIGTIRKDYAESIEANSVHGSDSIENAKQEIAYFFSGLELVG; the protein is encoded by the coding sequence ATGACAACTGAAAGAACTTTATCTATTCTTAAGCCAGATGCAACAAGACGTAATCTTACAGGTTTAATTAATAGCCGTTTTGAAAAGGCCGGGCTTAAAATTATTGCCCAAAAACGTCTTTGGTTAACCAAAGCCCAAGCTGAACAATTTTACGGTGTCCACAAAGACAGACCTTTTTTTAAGGATTTATGCACTTTTATGACAAGTGGTCCTATTGTGGTTCAGGTTTTAGAAGGTAAAGACGCCGTTCTAGCCAATCGCCAGCTTATGGGGGCAACCAATCCTGCCCAAGCGGAGATAGGGACAATTCGTAAAGATTATGCAGAATCCATAGAAGCAAATTCTGTCCATGGTTCAGATTCCATCGAAAATGCCAAGCAAGAAATTGCTTATTTCTTCAGCGGATTAGAATTGGTTGGTTAA
- a CDS encoding zinc ABC transporter substrate-binding protein: MVSFNKHFIQKIIPYLHYGMAFFLVCPLSAFASSPIILTSIKPLHSLVANLTEGVSNPDLLITGAQSEHTYQLKPSDIKKINQAQIIFWMGETIEPALAKLFNNADQVHKNSPIIIKLSSVEGLKLLPLRHPDDHESHGDDFHELSHFNYDAHIWLDIDNVIILINYITQIFIQNDPDHKVLYQANNQKMITKLKTLDQEIVDKLKPVHHKAFIVTHDAYQYFSKHYNLTNDEAISLSPDQSPGTKHLNDIQKKIITNKVTCFFEEPSHKTYFKDILKNNPTIHTKILDPLGGTLKEGPDLYFTMMKNLADNFYECLKSE, encoded by the coding sequence ATGGTTTCTTTTAATAAACATTTTATTCAAAAAATAATTCCCTATCTTCACTATGGCATGGCATTTTTTTTAGTATGTCCGCTTTCTGCCTTTGCTTCTTCGCCTATTATTCTCACAAGCATTAAACCCCTTCATTCTCTTGTTGCCAATCTAACCGAGGGGGTTAGTAACCCAGATTTATTGATTACCGGCGCACAATCAGAACATACATATCAATTAAAACCATCAGATATCAAAAAAATTAACCAAGCGCAGATAATATTCTGGATGGGAGAAACTATTGAACCAGCTTTAGCTAAATTATTTAATAATGCCGATCAAGTTCATAAAAATAGCCCAATAATTATTAAATTAAGTTCAGTTGAAGGATTAAAATTATTACCTTTACGTCACCCAGATGACCACGAAAGTCATGGGGATGATTTTCATGAATTATCTCATTTTAATTATGATGCGCACATTTGGCTGGATATTGATAATGTTATAATTTTAATTAATTACATAACCCAAATCTTTATTCAAAATGATCCAGACCATAAGGTTTTGTACCAAGCAAATAATCAAAAAATGATAACTAAATTAAAAACTTTAGATCAAGAAATTGTTGATAAATTAAAACCTGTTCATCATAAAGCTTTTATTGTCACCCATGATGCCTATCAATATTTTAGCAAACATTATAATCTTACTAACGACGAGGCTATTAGTTTAAGCCCAGATCAAAGTCCTGGTACCAAGCATTTAAATGATATCCAAAAAAAAATAATAACAAATAAAGTTACATGTTTTTTTGAAGAACCATCCCACAAAACATATTTCAAAGATATTCTTAAAAACAATCCAACTATTCATACAAAAATTTTAGACCCTTTAGGTGGTACCTTAAAAGAAGGTCCAGATCTTTATTTTACTATGATGAAAAACCTTGCCGATAATTTTTATGAATGTTTAAAATCTGAATAA
- a CDS encoding transcriptional repressor yields the protein MKKKSLHHPHNHTSCIANAILAAEKISLKKKVQLTPLRRDILKIIWGSHKPIKAYTILSILSKKKGVVAPLTIYRGLDFLLELGLIHRLESLNAFIGCPHPLSIHRSQFFICTTCQDVMEMTTVSPINLIKKEAEVINFTITEPIIEIKGCCQKCRI from the coding sequence TTGAAAAAAAAATCTCTTCACCATCCCCATAATCATACGTCATGTATAGCTAATGCTATACTTGCGGCGGAAAAAATAAGCTTAAAGAAGAAAGTACAATTGACGCCACTTCGGCGTGATATTTTGAAAATCATTTGGGGAAGTCATAAACCAATTAAGGCCTATACAATTTTATCTATTTTATCCAAAAAAAAAGGTGTGGTTGCCCCTTTGACAATATATCGTGGCCTTGATTTTCTTTTGGAACTTGGTCTTATTCACCGTCTTGAAAGTTTAAATGCTTTTATTGGGTGTCCACATCCCTTATCCATACATCGATCCCAATTTTTTATTTGTACAACATGTCAAGATGTTATGGAAATGACAACTGTATCTCCTATAAATTTGATTAAGAAGGAAGCAGAAGTAATAAATTTTACAATCACGGAACCTATCATTGAAATTAAAGGTTGTTGCCAAAAATGCAGGATATAG